Within the Erigeron canadensis isolate Cc75 chromosome 6, C_canadensis_v1, whole genome shotgun sequence genome, the region GCAATCCTCTTCCTCTTCGGTCCCAATGAGCTCAATAATTCCATGGTCCAGAAGAGTTTGAAAGGAATATTGTACACCCTTTAAAAATCTAACGTTTTTTAAATTCTTAACGAATAAAAGAGGTCGCATAAGCCTTCCAGCATCAGAGAATATACGCACTTCCATATTCTTGTCGTCTCTTCTAATCTCCACctacaaaaaggaaaaaaagataaacttcATGGTACACAGACTCACAGAGTCACACACTAACAAGATGAAGAGAGTTGGAACCTGATAATGCACTTCCTGTCTGCGCCGCTTGCTTCTGATATCATTAACAAGTGAAGCAGCATCATCACATATTCCAACCCAGACTCCATTGACAAAGACTTTGTGTTTCCTACCATGTGATGTTGAAGTATCATCAGCCAATTCTTCCATTCCGGAATTTATCAATATATCGAGGATATTCACTTGAATTTTTGTGCTCACAAGACCAGCGCTTGAGAAATTCTTTACCAAACCATTAGTTTTCTCCATCGGGAATGGTCATGAAATAGACTCTTCCCCACCGTGAAGGATGACTGTGTCCAACAACTTTTGTCAGTAAACCTAGCCTTAATCAAAGAGTAAAAGTATACAAGTGTTTTGCATAAAAAGGTAGCAAATTTCTGCTTGATTTCGGGTGCTATGCTTTGTTTTTGCCAATAAAAAGGCTCGAAGTTTAGAAGAGTTCTTTTTGTCGTCATCTGACCCGATTACCCAATCAAAATGATGACATGCCCGTGACTTTGGCCATGTTGAGTTATTTTTTATATGGCCCTTAAAAGCCTGTTCAATTCCCCGATTCCCCAAAATGAAAAGTTcttaaaagtttaagttttattaTGGACGATATAGAGTGCTACCCAAAATAGAAATCAACTGAGGTTAGTTACTTCATTCTGATAGGCAATAAAGTTAACCAAAAAAACAGAAATTACTTACGGATATCTAGCATCTACAACATTCCTTGCATACTGAACCTGTTGACGTGTTCTCCTCATATCAGCCATCATCTGCAAAGGATTGGTCCTCCTAAGTTGGGCCACCACCCCTGAGATTTTTTTCCGATTTTTATAGGGATGTACCCAAGTGCCCGTAGAGAACGCCCTTAGAAGACCATTAGTCACAACAGATGCATCCAAATAGTGTTCAATCGGGTGTAAAGGACGATCTCCCCAAAGATCTCTTTGCAAAGCTTTTGTTATAACTCCCCTGCCAATCCCACTCTCTTGCTTCTAAAACTATCTCTATCATCAACTTTCCTACGACCCGTATAAGTTTCCAACAGACATTTCACCATGTACCCTAGATACCTAGCTTTATGGTACGGTTAAACCCACAAAGACTGGGAAATAAAAATTtctccatgaagtctttatagGTTTGTTTAGGTGGATAGGCCCATTTTTGTTCAAGTGCATCTCAGAGACATTTAAAAGCTTTACCTTCCCCCCTGAATTCCTTATACTTTTGGTCCGCGTCATAAATTGATGCAAGAAGTGTATTGAGAATGGCATTATCTTTAGTATTGGTATCAATCAACTCGATCACTTGCTTGTCTGAGGTTACATCAAGAGCAAAGAATAACACCCATACAGGAATTTCCACCAAACTAAACAAGTACACTGTAATGACTTTTCCTCCACCTCTAATATGAGTGTCAACAAGCTTTACATGGACCACTTCTCTTGCCATAGCCGACTGATGTTTGACTTTCCAGATTGGAATGTTGACCAGCCAAAGTCTCTTCAAACACATTTTTTCTTGGGCAATAAATGTCTGCAATAACCCCATAAAAGATGTATGAAATATttcaataaatatttaaaatgataTTTGTTGTATACCGAATATGTGTGTCTATAATTTGCCACGTCTATTGCCACGTTGTCAGTTTGCAGGTTTTTTATTTGTCGGATACATCCAATAAATGAGATTTAAAAGTTGATTACATATAATGAACACTCGAGCAGCTCATTACACAACATTAACATTGGTGTATAATAGTTCgggatttaaaagttcattagtCATTACATTCCTAGACCTTAAGCCGTATATAAAATGATCCTGGATTTATTCATGATATGCATGAAATGTCAACAACAACATGCAAATAATTGTCAAGAGATGAGATATCTTGTTACCTTTTCAGCTCCCTTGATCAAGAAATTAATATCCTCCATGGTCAAAATCACAATCGCCATTCTTCATTTCACTCATCCAGCACAAATCAGAGTTGACCATCACAGGCAATCTGCCAATCGTAACATGCTAGTAAAAAAGATTTtatatgcaaaaaagaaaaataaaaaaaatatatattttatttatgaggAAACAGTAACACAACTATACACAATCCTTCCTTTGCaagcttgatttaaaaaaaaaaaagttaaattgcaagattggtccctgtggtttgtatgTTTTAGCAAAGGAGGTCCTTATTCaagaatcgttgcaatgggggtccttattttgaaaatgttttgcaaaattggtccaaatttgacggatccgttaaaggttgccgtcaagtgtgcacgtgtgggggtatttatgtactttccaCCGCACAAAGACCCCCgttgctaaaatggaaaaaccacaaggaccaatcttgcaactaacatcttaatactttttaatttagttCAAGAGATTGTAACATAGAATTATGTGCTCGTTAGGTATCTAATACTAAATTTATGtacactttaaaattttaataatagagCTATTTGatataccttatatatatacttttatcttaataactgatttatatataaagttttgttattatataagcttaaataaataaaagattgtatGTTAcgaatttgatatttattaagCAAATCTGTTCGgataatataaatgtcatatattatatttttgttatctATTCTCGAGTCAAATACACAGAAAGTCAACAACACATTTTgaaatcaaataaattattaaataaatgaaaataaaaaaaaacttataaattctaatttacatatataaaaaagtttagtttcatattttataaaactttttctacaactattatttaattaatagatTTTTAGttccatatatttttatttataattttaattatgatacatgtaaattaaaattttaagttaactaaaatttttaaatgattaagaagtggttaggtaaagaagAGTTAGTTGTAAGATTAGTCcttttggttttccattttaGCAATAGGGGTCCTTGTGGGGTGGAAAATACGGGATACGTGATGAAACAAATGAACCACATGTTTGGAGTACTAGATTAAAGTAATGTATTTTACATCAGTAAATGTATTTTTATcatagagaaaatgtcacaaatggtccatgtggtttgtcataTTTTCGTTTTGCcccctatatttttttttcgttgcaaatggtccatgtatttttcatttacaTTGCCAGCAGTCTGTTACTTTTATTCCATtagtgagggtataatcgtcaaTTTAAGTCTATAACGCTCATTCTTTCTTATTGCCCTTCTTTTTAAGATcaaacaacaaaatcaaaatatttcatACATACTCTCATAtcaataacacacacacacacatatattcaTTGGGTTAGAATCAAGAAATAACTGCGCcggaatgcagtcaactaatcacCTAaggttattgtgtgcacgaactctaagccaactttattgtattcaggaaaaTTGAAGTTATGGTTATAGTAACACTCAAAGTGGATTTTGCTTATATGGAACCGGTTACCTCTCCACGTGGATGTCAATTTTCAtttagtaattaaaaaaaaaatggaagaaaaagCAGAACATCCAGATTTTTATTTAAGGGAGTAAGGGACCAAATCCATGatttttgtttatcaaaaatGTAAATAACATGATCTTTATCTTAGGAATACAAACCCTTCCTGTCTCTTTCTCTCTGTTTCTCTTCTTAACCATTCTTGTTCCTTTCTAATATTATATTCCCCTGATCATATAAAAATCCCAAACCATAGATTTATCTGTCTCGGTTGATATGGGGGTTTCTtgataaaaccctaatttttggtGTTGGTTTATGTTTTGGGGATTCTTGTTCCTTGGTGATTCTGTTATTGATTCGAGGGATTGAAGGCTGTATGGGGCTTTTGTGATTACATCTTCCTCTTGATTACTCCCGTTGATGCTACCTATGATATACTGAATATCATTATTTCTTATCACTTTGTTCTTTCTTGGAATCAATTTGTTCTTCTGGTGTCACTACTGGCTTTCATACCCAATAAACATCTGGTttattgttttggtcaaaataaATCACGTTTTATTGATTATGGatctctttattttcttttctattgcATATAGATTGGAACCTTGTGGTGTATCTAATACTTGTTGTGGTGATATCTTCATTTCCTCCCGATTGGTTGAAGGTTGTGGACGGTTACTGTTTCCGGCGAAAATCGTTTTTTCCAGCAAGGATTTGATTGAGATTGTTTTCAGTTAGGATTTGTGCGGACGCCAATTTTGAGcagtttggtgttggtttcaagtcgaaactcgaagaaacaacaaagttatggtgattttaatttttccggcgagttggtgaattttccggcgagtctcaatcgGTTTAACTTTTGTTGTGGGTTTGTTTgcggctgatttttgagtattttggtgtgAATTTCGTGGTATAATTCGAAGAAATGAAGGTTTAAttggatttttaaattttccggcgagtatttGCAGTTTTCGACGAGTTAagtgaaagtggtgaccggcTAACTTCTTACCCGGTCACTTTTCCATGCTATGGGactcttgaacaagtttcctgaacacaataaagctgacctagagtttgtgcacacaataactttttatgATTAGTTAATTGAATTCTGGCACACTTATCCCTGGAATCAAATACATCCTTCTTTAAAATAAGCAAACATTTTTGGACCTTTGGATGTTTCGATCTATGGTTGTGAGAAATTGGGTAACATATTAATTAGGAAATAAGTAAAAAGGCATTGTTGGAACTTGAAATATTAAGTCTTTCCTACCATCACAGTTTTGTGAAACCATTAGCAAAAGTTCCTGAACCGTAGCACAAGTACCTACATAAATTTGTGAAGTGTTGGCATTTGTTGTTAACTTCGATAGATATTAACCAAGCACCATATACATTCACCATTCCTTTTCTTTGATTTTGTGGACATTGTGAACAAAggcggaaaaaaaaaaaaaaaaaaaaaaaaaaaacccaaaatacatacacacatttttacatgtaacaataacaacaagAGATTCATGGTGGTGGTAAGTTAAAGGTAAAGCTTATACTTGACTAAAACTGTTTCAATCAATACTTATCTAtgcttataaattataataaaaatataatattaatatatacatgagGTTGAAAAAAGAGTAGCATGTGTATACACCACTGTTTAGAAATGGAATCAAAGATGATGACACCCAACCATACATTTATTTCTATCAGAGGAAGATGCCGGAGAACAACACAATAACCCGAAGCCACCATAACCCGTCGGAGAAACCAACTAGAGAAACCCACATCCACCATTTATAGTTGGTGGGTTTACCCATCGATGAccgaagaaagaaaaaaaaatcacaaaatcatGATTACGGGTACATTAAGTGTTTAGGTATTAATTGATGATGGGTCTTTTATAATGAAATTTGGGAAAGAAGAATCATGATAATTAATGAATATCATAGATCAAGAATAGCAGTAGtggtataaattaaaataatttgaaaTTGGGATCTGTTACATCAATTTACTAGTTTTAATTTGAAATTGGGATCTGTTACATCAATTTACTAGTTTTGGTGGGTGGAGTAGAAAGAGAGAAGATGATGAAAAGAAAGGGGAGTGAAGGAAGGATGAAGgtgttttgtatataaaaagacgattataccctcataTGGTATGCATGTGGGAAGGTTTAACGGTCaaactaacagaagttagtgtcagggatTGTTAGCAACGAAATGAAAAATACAAGGACcgtttgcaacgaaaaaaaacatAGGGAGCAAAACGCGAATATGACAAACTACATGgatcatttgtgacattttctctttatCATATATGGACAAACTTAGAGTAATGTGTTTTACATTAGTAATGTATTTTACATGGtggaaaaaaaagattaaagtCATGTATTTTACATCAGTAAATGTTTATTTATCATATGTGGACAAACTTAAAGGACCACATGTTTGGAGtattagattaaaatattaaagtatTATCGTAGGGTATCATTGGGATACTAGCTATTGGGATACTAGCTATTACGTTATCGTTTTAACCATCCCCGAGTACTCCCGAGATTGAGTACGTTTACTATATAAGATTTAAATTTCAAACATCATATTATACTTCACACAACCAACGATAAAAACGGTATTTAGAtaagataaatgattaattgGTCTAAAAGATGAGCCTAATTATCAACGATGATAATATTAAGATACAACATATATGATAGATTGATAgttggaagaaaagaaaaaaaacctctTAAGTAGGGAATACAAAGAGATAAAATCTTTAGAATAAGTTGACAACATagttcatttctaaaataaaaatataaacaataaactaGTTTTATATAATGCATGTAATGCTTAGAAGAAATGGTAGTATTAGTTAGTTCATTGGATTAATGTGAAGTTTAAAATAGAACTTtcaacacaaacaaatatatttacgcttaaataaaaaaataaaaaaaataaaaaaactaaaacatttaaaataatatagaaaAGATTAACGGAATCATCAATTTGGGTTAGTTAACGGAAGAGAATTGACGAAATCGTCAAGTTGGACTAAGGTTGCAAAAattacaaaccacagggaccccATCACTAGTGAACCCGAAAAGAAATCTCCATTGCAAAAATgtacaaaccacatggaccaaaATTGCATTTAACTTTctttatttaccttttttattATAGGTGGCGTGGGGTGTTAAATTAAGTGGTTAGACCCTTTCCCTTGGAGACATAAGTCAAAGGTTTGATCTTCATACGTAGCAAGGTTGGaggtcattttttttatctttgttaaaACTTGAATGTAGATTTTTATATTAAGTAGGGGTAAAATTGTGTACATCTCAACCTCTCTCATACACCGTTGATGACTGTAGTAACACCAAAAACCCATAGGAAATGACATTGAGAGTTATTTACTTACTTACTAATTTACTATCATAGATGTAGGCTTGCGCGATGAGGTGGAAACGGAGGTAATGGCGACCATGTGATGTTGGCGACGACTAGTGATACTGCGACAGAGGTGTCGGCTACGAAAGTGgtgatgtggttattaatatataaagagaTAGTGTAATTATTCCCCTATCTTATTGCCTGAAACAAAATAATCTTATACCTGCATCTATAATCAAAAACACATATTGTATTATAAGGGTATTCATCAAACCGTCAAACCGTAAAATCCGGACCAAACCGGGttatttggattggtttggtcggattgagttGCTAAAGTATGGTCCGACGgtttaaattttgtaaaacCGGGTTCCTTGGTTTGGTTACGGTTTGAGTAATGAGTTAACCGTcaaaaaccggaccggaccaaaagtatatatgtatatatatatacactaatttatctatataaaccaacttttacattcatattttcttatttttactttatCCTTTTATCTTTTGAGCTTCATTCTTTCATTATATTTTCACTCAAAGATCAAAATATTGAGCCTTGAGTCCTCCAACAcctttaataatttatattttgtaagtaTAAAACACAAAGTATTTGTAACtttatcaatatttttattaatattagggtaaattacaaaaatcatacctgaggtttgttcaaaactacattcgtcatacctacaatttaaaaattacgcgagacataccTATCGTTTGCAAAAACCCACACTTATCATACTTAACACCCTAATGGAGCTTGACGGACTGTTAAGTTTGGTCGCATGCCAATCACATGAATGCGTAAAAGACTCTTTTGCCCCCAtatttacccccccccccctctcccTTTTGTTGCCACTCCCTTCTTCTTCCCCAAGTTCACCCCAGATTCATTATACTTCATTTTACTTCTTTTAGTTTtaagttaaaatatatttatatcaaaaaccaGACTTACAAACACCACTACCTGATAATCATTTAAACAAACCTAAGATGGCTAAACAAGTAGTAAAAAAACACAGAAAATCTCCAAAATCAAAAGACATAACAATCACCACATTGACAAAGCAATCTTATCCTACtttattttaacttaaaatCTCACTTTTGttgtatcatcatcatcatcatatttatATATCGACACACAcacccataatatatatatatatatataatatatattgacacacacactatatattgtataatcgataaataaatataaaatcagCAAGAAGCAGATCGACGTCATCGATCCAATGGAGATACTTGAATCCGACTTAGTACTTGAAAAGACCTAAACGTCTTGCTATCACTGTAGTAGATCTGATCGAAATATGCCAACACCATCTTGGAGGTCGGAATATGCagatcttgttttatttcttaGCCCTATACAATGCTATTTATTTGgtaataaaaatctttttttttcttttttttgtttccatTATATCTATAAAGCTGTTattgtaataattattattattgatggaattgaaTATAGAAGAAGATGGTTTTTGTTTTGGATTTTCGATGTGAATTTTTAGAAGGTGTTAAATTTTGATGGTAATTGTTGTGATTGTGATTTTAATTTGATAGTTGTTTgtgatttttgatataaaatttgGGATTATTATATTGAAATGTTATTGAAATCTggggaaaaaaagaagaagaatgagaCGATGATCATGATGAAGAATAGATATGGGTGGAGAAAAGACTATTTAATCCCCTCACATGTGTGGCATGTGACCAAACTTAACAGCTCGTCAAGCTTCGTTAGGGTTGGGTATGATCAGTGTGGGTTTTTGCAAAAGACAGCtatgtctcgcgtaatttttaaattgtaggtgtGACGAGTGTCgttttgaacaaacctcaggtatgatttttgtaatttacccttaatATTAAGATTATAGAGTTCATGTCTTCTATACGTgtgataaaaaaatttaaaaaattattgataCAGAAAAATGCATAacttatttgaaaataaaaaaaaccttgaaACCGTCAAACCGGACCGGtttacatggtttggtttggtttggttaaacaacatacttggtctggtttggtttaatatatattgaaaccGGAAATGCCGGTTTGGTTTAAGATTTAGTCAAAACCAGACCAAATCGGACCACGAACACCCCTATTGTATTGTACatacatttacatatatgtaaatCTAAATCAATAATTCCCGTATTCAATCATCTCTAACACGAGTAATTAAGATATCTGTtccacatatacatacaaacattcaTCCAACTCAAACCTTGGTAGCTTTCAAATCTTATAGAtctggtatttttatatatataataatgactTTTTAAGCGATTGCTGGTTCAAGTGGGTGGCTAGAACCATCGGAAAGGAGGCAACTTGTGCATGGACGGAGCTAGAAATTTTCCAGCATGGGGGCAAATTCAAAAATTTAAGTGTATCCGgtttttaataaatagtttagtcaaactaattaaatttatcTAAACTAGAACTTGATGTGTTACACCAAGAAGTTAAAATAGAAATTCACATCTATATATgagaagaaaacaaataaaaaattaaaatgataaaaacttATTATCGTATgcttattagatatatatttgtggggaaaaaaaaactttctatttaaaagaaaacaacaaaactataactatatttttttgtgaTGTATTTACCTATcttaacttatttaattatatgaTAATATTAATGTGTTGATTTGGAAAACTAActgaaattttatataaacaacAATATTTATTGAAatgcaaaaggaaaaaaaggtaaaaatgtaGAAAGTTAGATTTGAACATTCAATCTCTTGGTTAGGAGGTTGGGGGAATTCCACTAGGCTATGAGTGGATATTGCTTTCTTTAACTCTATCTTCTATCATTTATCTatgtagggcaaaaaatgatatatgaaaaaaatacattacGTCTTCGAAACTTTATGGGGGCGGTTGACCTCGTTGCCCCTATCGTAGCTCCGCCCCTGAACTTGTGGGACAGCCacgagttaaaaaaaaaaaaaagctgatAAAATGTCAGACGACATTCCTTCGGGATTGCAAGTTGAAATAATCAAAAGGGTTCATGTGAAATCATTGCTTCAATTCCGTCAGTTTCGAAAGAATGGAAGTCATGATTAGTCATTCACATAATGAGGTAATGTTTGTTATGCATATATTTAACCCGGTTGTACTTGTTATCCACAGGGTTGGAAAACATGGCCGACTCTTTGGCGAGTACTCTTACCTCGGATGTCAGCAGATGCGAGTTAGGCAAAATCCAAGTAGAAAACCAGTCAATGGAGTCAATTTCAAAAAAATGATGACGATCCATGAAAGTTGGTCAAGATCGCTCAAACCCTTGCTAGATCTATACACTAATACACGAGCTTTCACTACGACAACTTATTTGTAAagattttatgtaattttttaaaattttcagaatgtttattttattttaatacaaataatttcaaattatattatttttatattcgaAGACTCCCCAAGTCACTGAGTACTCTTATCTCAGACAGCAGCCAGGCTGAGTCCGAGTTACCAATCCCCAACATTGGTTATTCGTATAACCTTATTGAAATTTATCATTGATTTTCAGATTCTTGGAAATGAAAAACAGTCTTTGTGATTTAAGTGCGAACACATGGAGACATTGCTTTTGCTGGTTTAGTATCCATTGATGGGTCATGCTCCAGGGCTAAAAGATTGAAATGTAATTTATGATGTCTATTTCTTTTGCTGTTGTTAAAAAGATTGATTAGTTCAAGTAAATAGAAGGTTAAAATCGACTTCTAAGATGCTAGATATGGTAACAACTGAGAGATGCTCTTAGCTTGTTTACATACGCCAAAACCGCCACAGATCTGCAACTTACTGTATAAAGGGTGAATTCAGTAAAGAAAATATGCAAATCACCATTGGCCCTGTACATCAAGAAAAGCATGAAGAATACACAACCAGTGCAAGTCATATTCATTTTCGTACATACGAAATGTGTATATTACTAAGTACCAAGTGTTAAATCTATAAATAAGCCAACTGCCAACATAACCCATGAGCTGCTTGAACTCGAGACACTGGGATGGAGCTGCTTCAAGGAGGCAACACCTACTAGTTTTGTCCGGATCAAACTCTAACTTGTTAAAGGTTTGGCCCAAGCCAACCCGAGctaatataaattatacatacgTTTGGCAAAAATAGCCAGAGTTGGAAACTCATTTTAATGATCAAAATTTGATGATTAAACTATTTGATTTCATAATTTTGTCGCCTAaatgcattaatcattgcctcATAATGCTTTCTGAACACAAATGTTGCCGTCTCTAAAACTATTCTGATGGAGAACCAaaatcttacatatatatatatatatgtttgtacaCCCCTAAACCCGCGCTATAGGTCAACAAGTCGTTTAACCTACTATAACTTCAAGAGTCACCGAAAACACCCTTACACTAAGCTCATTACAATGTTAACTTCAGTGCAGAAGGGATATCGACATGTAACAACCCTCCATTTTCCTCATATCCCATAGAACATTGACCATATTGCATTTTATACTCCTGCTTTGCCCCAAGCGCATCTAGCATTGTAGGTTGTACATAACCTGAGTGGGCTGTTATAAATGGATTCATCAACATCTGTTGTCTAGGGAACACAGGCCTCGACCATTGTGAAGGGTCATAAAATGGGTTGCCAAAATACGGCTGTGCCTTACAAGCCCGTCGCTGGTATTGAAACTCCGTTTTGTTAGCTGTGATTGCTTCATTTAAGTTTATTCCAACACGACTGTTCATCATATTTTCTGAAGCTGGGTCTGTTTTCATTTGTATGTGTGAGATTACTGTTTTATCCTCCATGAATTGCAGTTCCTTGATGATTCTGCATATATAGACATGTGACATGCATCTCTTTCTTGACTTGTTTCCACTTTTATTATCAATAGAATCCTGCAAAAGTAAGTTGTAAAAGCATAAGAACTGTGCCTATTAAAATTAGAAGACCAAGAAGTTTGTACCTTTTTTACATCAACTGTGTTTGTTGACTGATTCAGATCGTCAATCTGCACACACTTATTAACTAAATCTTCGGACATTGAAGATTCTTCTGaaattttattgtttaaattaatttcaaGTGTGGTGTTACTTCGAGCATATATTCTGGGCAAGGAAAGCAAGCCTgcaatggcttcttcttcaGATATTGTTATTTGCTCCATTATCAACTTGCACACTGTTGACTGTTGCTCTTCATCCTGCAATGTATGTAAAATGATTTTAATGAACATGGTATTTTGGGTAAATATAACTACTAATCTTCTAAAGTCAACAATCTTCAATTTACTAACTGCTTTAACCTTGAGCTTCTTATTAGAATCTTCTGATGGCATTTCAAATCTAGAAATCCCGTTTGATAGACTTGGCGAAGAAGGAGAAACATATCCGGTTTGTCGCTTCTGCAATGCTGTATATGGAATTACACGTTAACTCCTGAAGAAGTGCTGAATTGACCAAATTTTCAACAGTgatttcatttatgattttagaCTAAAACTTTTTAACATCTGCATTGCTGAAAAATACTATAAATTCATACTACACATGCTAAGTTGCTAACCCTTTTTTGACCATTGTACTAAATGTAactaaaagaaaactttcaaatcttgacGGTTTCTCTAACTTCCAGTTTGTCGGTCTCATCTTGGTTAAAATAAATGGACTCACAGTCACATCCTCAAGTCATATAAACCAGACCCACAGTATGAAAGTATCGGATGGTTAAACGACAATTTCGTTCAATTGAACATGAATTTTGATTGCTCTTAAAGAAAAACCATAAATCCTTGATTATATAGAAATAAACCACAATTAAAATCTGTTCTTAAGAGAAAATCAACTCAATAGCTACATAAAAATTGAAACTTTATGCGGTATAAAAGAATGCATCAGCAACATAACTTACAAAGTACTAAAGGTCAAATAAACACACCTGAGCGTAATTTTTTTGGAACGGATACATGATAGACAGGATGACAATTATCTAAAGTCTGCAAATTACAAAAGGGTAACACAATAAAACCTCTCATTAATGAATGGACCGAAACAAATTATGAAAATTCAACTTCATATAAGGGGAT harbors:
- the LOC122603476 gene encoding uncharacterized protein LOC122603476; translated protein: MRKGSTRVSNVMRQTDRGSDGIWNKASKNLKSLNCVDDMDNNSIYSKRLKLSKKTLDNCHPVYHVSVPKKLRSALQKRQTGYVSPSSPSLSNGISRFEMPSEDSNKKLKDEEQQSTVCKLIMEQITISEEEAIAGLLSLPRIYARSNTTLEINLNNKISEESSMSEDLVNKCVQIDDLNQSTNTVDVKKDSIDNKSGNKSRKRCMSHVYICRIIKELQFMEDKTVISHIQMKTDPASENMMNSRVGINLNEAITANKTEFQYQRRACKAQPYFGNPFYDPSQWSRPVFPRQQMLMNPFITAHSGYVQPTMLDALGAKQEYKMQYGQCSMGYEENGGLLHVDIPSALKLTL